The following proteins are co-located in the Manihot esculenta cultivar AM560-2 chromosome 9, M.esculenta_v8, whole genome shotgun sequence genome:
- the LOC110622119 gene encoding G-type lectin S-receptor-like serine/threonine-protein kinase SD2-5 isoform X2, with amino-acid sequence MLLILLWSMGFIGRAFLMETNQMEPNFKAALSVEPIDGKYSCSLEVFLGDVKVWNSGHYSPFFTSERCVLELTKQGDLQLKGAKEMVGWRTGTSGQGVEILQILGTGNLVLVDALNFIKWQSFNFPTNVMLWGQRLNVATRLTSFPSNSSSFYSFEIQHEKIALYLNSGDWNYSYWEFKPSMNRNINYVELGSRGLELFNDKHHKMAQISLSKKIQHPLRFLALGNKTGNLGLYFFSPDKQRFEAAFQALNTTCDLPLSCKPYSICTFDSTCSCIQLLTKENGMGSDCKNDFSGGFCGRDKVEMLELYGISSVLRAASIELNTSKEDCAKFCLGNCKCVAALYSDELRECYIYGVVMGVKQVERGRGWTFMVKIQKGSHFDGGNSGLKKWVVALVGVIDGLVILLVLGGLSYYLIRKRRKNISSITDNTS; translated from the exons ATGCTTTTAATTTTGTTATGGAG TATGGGATTTATTGGGAGAGCTTTTTTGATGGAGACGAATCAAATGGAACCCAATTTTAAAGCTGCATTGAGTGTGGAACCAATTGATGGGAAATATTCGTGTTCCTTGGAGGTTTTTCTTGGGGATGTGAAGGTGTGGAATTCTGGCCATTATTCTCCATTTTTCACGTCTGAAAGGTGCGTGCTTGAGCTAACGAAGCAAGGGGATTTGCAGTTGAAGGGAGCCAAAGAAATGGTGGGTTGGCGAACTGGGACTTCTGGACAAGGTGTGGAG ATTTTACAGATACTAGGAACTGGAAATCTTGTCCTGGTGGATGCCCTGAACTTTATAAAGTGGCAGAGCTTCAATTTTCCAACCAACGTGATGCTATGGGGACAGAGGCTAAATGTGGCCACTCGCTTGACTTCTTTCCCCAGCAACTCGAGTTCCTTCTATTCATTTGAAATTCAACACGAAAAGATTGCTCTCTACTTGAATTCAGGTGATTGGAACTATTCTTACTGGGAATTTAAGCCTTCCATGAATAGAAACATCAACTATGTTGAATTAGGCTCACGAGGGCTAGAGTTATTCAATGATAAACATCACAAAATGGCGCAGATTTCATTGTCGAAAAAGATTCAACATCCCCTGAGATTTTTAGCCCTGGGGAACAAAACAGGAAACTTGGGTCTCTATTTTTTCTCGCCTGACAAACAAAGATTTGAGGCAGCATTTCAAGCGCTAAACACCACATGTGATCTTCCTTTATCCTGTAAACCTTATTCTATTTGTACATTCGACAGTACTTGTTCATGCATCCAATTACTCACAAAAGAAAATGGGATGGGTTCTGATTGTAAAAATGATTTCTCCGGTGGCTTCTGTGGAAGAGATAAGGTAGAAATGCTGGAACTATATGGAATTAGCAGCGTTCTAAGGGCTGCATCTATAGAACTTAACACCAGCAAGGAAGATTGTGCAAAATTTTGCCTGGGAAACTGTAAATGTGTTGCTGCATTGTACTCTGACGAGTTAAGAGAATGCTACATCTATGGAGTAGTGATGGGTGTCAAACAAGTGGAGAGGGGAAGAGGATGGACTTTCATGGTGAAGATTCAGAAAGGAAGCCATTTTGATGGTGGGAATTCTGGATTGAAGAAATGGGTTGTGGCTTTGGTGGGAGTAATTGATGGTTTGGTGATTTTGCTTGTGTTGGGTGGGCTTTCTTATTATCTGATTCGAAAGAGAAGAAAGAACATTAGCAGCATTACTGATAACACCAGCTAG
- the LOC110622119 gene encoding G-type lectin S-receptor-like serine/threonine-protein kinase SD2-5 isoform X1, with amino-acid sequence MEVCILCFLLLLFAYAHCKSDIHLGYRVTLAIPVEYSMGFIGRAFLMETNQMEPNFKAALSVEPIDGKYSCSLEVFLGDVKVWNSGHYSPFFTSERCVLELTKQGDLQLKGAKEMVGWRTGTSGQGVEILQILGTGNLVLVDALNFIKWQSFNFPTNVMLWGQRLNVATRLTSFPSNSSSFYSFEIQHEKIALYLNSGDWNYSYWEFKPSMNRNINYVELGSRGLELFNDKHHKMAQISLSKKIQHPLRFLALGNKTGNLGLYFFSPDKQRFEAAFQALNTTCDLPLSCKPYSICTFDSTCSCIQLLTKENGMGSDCKNDFSGGFCGRDKVEMLELYGISSVLRAASIELNTSKEDCAKFCLGNCKCVAALYSDELRECYIYGVVMGVKQVERGRGWTFMVKIQKGSHFDGGNSGLKKWVVALVGVIDGLVILLVLGGLSYYLIRKRRKNISSITDNTS; translated from the exons ATGGAGGTGTGTATCCtctgttttcttcttcttttgtttgCTTATGCCCATTGCAAATCAGATATTCACCTTGGTTACAGAGTTACCCTTGCTATTCCTGTTGAGTACAGTATGGGATTTATTGGGAGAGCTTTTTTGATGGAGACGAATCAAATGGAACCCAATTTTAAAGCTGCATTGAGTGTGGAACCAATTGATGGGAAATATTCGTGTTCCTTGGAGGTTTTTCTTGGGGATGTGAAGGTGTGGAATTCTGGCCATTATTCTCCATTTTTCACGTCTGAAAGGTGCGTGCTTGAGCTAACGAAGCAAGGGGATTTGCAGTTGAAGGGAGCCAAAGAAATGGTGGGTTGGCGAACTGGGACTTCTGGACAAGGTGTGGAG ATTTTACAGATACTAGGAACTGGAAATCTTGTCCTGGTGGATGCCCTGAACTTTATAAAGTGGCAGAGCTTCAATTTTCCAACCAACGTGATGCTATGGGGACAGAGGCTAAATGTGGCCACTCGCTTGACTTCTTTCCCCAGCAACTCGAGTTCCTTCTATTCATTTGAAATTCAACACGAAAAGATTGCTCTCTACTTGAATTCAGGTGATTGGAACTATTCTTACTGGGAATTTAAGCCTTCCATGAATAGAAACATCAACTATGTTGAATTAGGCTCACGAGGGCTAGAGTTATTCAATGATAAACATCACAAAATGGCGCAGATTTCATTGTCGAAAAAGATTCAACATCCCCTGAGATTTTTAGCCCTGGGGAACAAAACAGGAAACTTGGGTCTCTATTTTTTCTCGCCTGACAAACAAAGATTTGAGGCAGCATTTCAAGCGCTAAACACCACATGTGATCTTCCTTTATCCTGTAAACCTTATTCTATTTGTACATTCGACAGTACTTGTTCATGCATCCAATTACTCACAAAAGAAAATGGGATGGGTTCTGATTGTAAAAATGATTTCTCCGGTGGCTTCTGTGGAAGAGATAAGGTAGAAATGCTGGAACTATATGGAATTAGCAGCGTTCTAAGGGCTGCATCTATAGAACTTAACACCAGCAAGGAAGATTGTGCAAAATTTTGCCTGGGAAACTGTAAATGTGTTGCTGCATTGTACTCTGACGAGTTAAGAGAATGCTACATCTATGGAGTAGTGATGGGTGTCAAACAAGTGGAGAGGGGAAGAGGATGGACTTTCATGGTGAAGATTCAGAAAGGAAGCCATTTTGATGGTGGGAATTCTGGATTGAAGAAATGGGTTGTGGCTTTGGTGGGAGTAATTGATGGTTTGGTGATTTTGCTTGTGTTGGGTGGGCTTTCTTATTATCTGATTCGAAAGAGAAGAAAGAACATTAGCAGCATTACTGATAACACCAGCTAG
- the LOC110623579 gene encoding uncharacterized protein LOC110623579, which produces MTSRKQKKAALLYDKLRDVTNSTSMNKTSIIVDATKYIEELKGKVERLNKEIGTSQAAATSQNNQLPIHVTVETLEKGFLINVLSEKNCPGLLVSILEAFEQLGLDVLDARVSCEDNFRLEAVGGEYQGEADSLDAQVVKQAVVQAINNWTESNDDQD; this is translated from the exons ATGACTTCTAGGAAGCAAAAGAAGGCTGCTTTACTATATGACAAGCTCCGTGATGTTACCAACTCCACTTCT ATGAATAAAACCTCAATCATTGTAGATGCTACTAAATATATAGAAGAGTTGAAGGGAAAAGTGGAAAGGCTGAACAAAGAGATAGGAACTTCTCAAGCAGCTGCAACTTCCCAAAATAATCAATTACCTATA CATGTTACAGTGGAAACCCTAGAAAAAGGTTTCCTTATTAACGTTTTGTCAGAGAAGAATTGCCCTGGTTTGCTTGTTTCAATACTAGAAGCCTTTGAACAACTGGGCCTTGATGTGCTTGATGCTAGGGTTTCATGTGAAGACAATTTTCGTCTGGAAGCAGTAGGAGGAGAA TACCAAGGGGAGGCTGACAGCTTAGATGCCCAGGTGGTGAAACAGGCAGTGGTGCAGGCTATCAACAATTGGACAGAAAGTAATGATGATCAAGATTGA